Within the Malus sylvestris chromosome 4, drMalSylv7.2, whole genome shotgun sequence genome, the region tggaaaccacggaaattgtaagaaaaacttggaaatttttattgaaactttgcaggatgtttatttagtcaattatctattagtttatcacaaaaaattggaaggaaatgcattgcatgatggatttaactgatttaagttgattatatagcgagctggcaaacattgtgagtgtagaaaatatataataattaatgaaagaagtttaaacacaccataatcatttatatataatgaattagtacaatattttacactttatacattgcatggtaagatacatgagtgactaagtaccacatagagttcctatgaggttcaaaattttcactatcttcatcatcactatgtgtagagtaagtgtattgtgaagagtagttagcaACCATGGCAATGGCTTTTAAGAAccgaaacccaaaagtcaataggaaaccgaatacttcggtatttttcgggatttcaggattaccaaacaaatgggatttggaaaccaatcccatatcgaaaattttggtatttttcgggatagttttggtttgggactttttcggtttggtttgggattttcgggaattttttccaaccatacatgtaagtgaccaaataaaaaatagaaaaattaaaaaccacatgccattgactaagtaattaattgacacaatttaaaatataataccacaaaaaatttggaatatgtgcaaatttgtttcttgcaaaaagaattcaaaacaaaaccatatatataaatagtttagcatgttttcacaaaaacgTAAGTGGTATAGTGGTCAAGTCGCTGAAGGAGTTAGatgggaggggttcgaatcccTTTATGTGCATGTTTGAGACTTttcagaaattttcaaatatttttaggttcatctcgcgatattatatataatatcgcgatattatcgataatatcgcgatatattaacgctaattaaaaaaaatactcacGAAATAtcgttatatgaaaaaaaacgataatatcgacggatattatcgatttttaaaTCTATGGGTGTTACTAAAGCTACCCTATTTAATTTGCTTTTAAGTAGCCTCTATTTGGTTGAGGCCAGGTCATCAAACCTAAATTGTTTGAATCTTGCTTCCCCAACATGTAATTTACCTTTTCCTATATTGAGAAGCCTTGAGCCGACAATTGCTTTAAACATCCCTATAAATAATATCTTAGAAATGGAATATTTTACtgtcatcttttttttttttttttttttccaaaaatattaCTCTCAGTATTTGGAATAGATATAATATATTCaggataagatttttttttacaagcgatatattttattttattttttaacaaacgatcgTTTTCAATGAGAATAAAAGacatcttacttacaagtgaagaagataCCATTAGATTATAGTACTAGGTAGCAAGTGATATTTGAGGCAGAGGATTATTTATCCACCCACTTATTATTATAAAATCTTTATGATAAATATGAACTTTTTATAATATTACATAACTTTGagtgataagaaaaataaatgtgttagattaaaaataaaaaatttaataattacAGAAATAAAATCTAACAACTAAAACACGACGACATTTAGTACTACGAAAAAGAGAGAGCCAAATACATAAATGTAAAGTGGGTAGAAAAATATAacaacattaattaaaaaaccacCGGGGAATGGGGGATGGATGATGCCGTTTGTCACCGTGAGAGTAGGGGCAAGGGAAGTAAATTTGACAAAAGTTGGCGGTCAAAGATAGAAGGCGCCCTCCATCGCATCGTATTTTTGCACGAAGCTCACGAAGTCTGCATTTCTGCGACTCACTCCCCCTATAAATATACAGCGAAGCCTCCCATTTGTACAGCACCTCCAAACCtccacacatctctctctctctactctttctctctctaaactcagCTCGACGAGGGATTTTGATTCGTCGGAGTGACTCGAACGAACGCCGGAGAAAATGGCCAAGAACGTCGGAATTCTCGCCGTCGACATCTACTTCCCCCCTACCTGTATTCAGCAGGTGACGATCCCTCACTCTCAAACTgccttcgttttttttttcttttaaatttttaatgttcGTTTCACATTCACAACGATTCCTCGTCGTgcctgtaatttttttatttttgtaattttattttcgtTGCTTGAATAAGTGAGGATATGGAAATTAAtaatcattttagtttttttttcgaTATTTTCTTAAATcagagaaaaaaatgaagaaaaaaaaaagaagcagaaAGCAACTCAGTTAATTGAgtagttgattttttttcttgaatgttTTTTGCATTAACGTGTGAAGAAATGTTCTTAGACATTTTGATCTGGAACTGgattaacaattattattatatatatcgATTTATTAGAACTTAAGTATATGTTGATTTAAATGTAAATTGAGCTTTGCTTTTTTGTTCAGAATTTTGATTTTACAGGCAGTGACTATAAATTTGAAGGGTCCAATTGGAAAGATGACAACTTTGTAGATTAGCTGATCATAATTTACAAAACAAATcttaggaaataaaataaaaagttttaagTGAAAGGAGTTTTTGATTGAATTTCCAGAATAAAATGAACATGTAATGTTTTCTTAATTGCAATCGCGCACACGAAGAGCGGTAGGGTGTTTGAAGCAATATTACTCCTAGCAATATTTGCATCATGATGTCCTGTTAGCCATACCAAACTAGTTAGATTTCCGTCAACTAATGAAAGTTTTTGTTCTTTATGCAAAATAGGAAGCCTTGGAGGCTCATGATGGTGCCAGCAAGGGGAAGTACACAATCGGACTTGGACAAGATTGCATGGCGTTTTGTTCAGAGGTGGAGGATGTCATCTCAATGAGGTACTAGTTATTTCTACATTCAATCCTCAATGTTTTTGTAGCCTAATACATTGTATTAAGCCGCTCATTGCCATTGCATTTAGTATTAAATACAAGGTTTAAGAGCACATGATTCGAAAACTGTCTGAATCAGTCGAAAGCTGATGATTTAAAACCAAAAATTGCATTGATAATGCAACCTTCTAGTCCAGTTTGGACATGATCATAATTGTTGGGAAAAAAAGACCAGGTCACATAGTATAATTTCATCTTCTTGATCACATTTCTTTTCTGATGTGCATGTTAGTCTTAAAACTATTTATGGTTTTTACCGTATCTTTACGGCTTTACCTTGTAATATTTGTGTTATATATGTATTATATCACTTTACGGATAATCTTGTGGAGACTCTATAGTCATTaactttgaattttgaattttcagtTTGACAGTGGTTACCTCCCTTCTTGAGAAATATGGGATTGATCCAAAACAAATTGGTCGCCTGGAAGTAGGCAGTGAGACTGTGATCGACAAAAGCAAATCTATTAAGACCTTCCTGATGACAATTTTTGAGGTATTGTTTTTTCCCCTGTTAGAAGATATATGCTCTGTCTTTACCCTGTTTAATAAGATGTTTCTTTGGTATCCTATTTTATGAGCTAATGTCGATAGATAATTTTTTCTGACACTTCCTTCTCATATCAAATATGCAGAAACACGGTAACACTGACATTGAAGGTGTTGACTCAACTAATGCTTGTTATGGAGGAACTGCAGCTTTATTCAACTGTGTCAATTGGGTGGAGAGTAGCTCATGGGATGGGCGCTATGGACTTGTCGTGTGCACTGACAGCGCGGTATGACCGTTTACTTTATCCTATTTATAACATTGATAATAGTCCAACACAGATTTCCAATTACATTACCTCTATGTCTGTACTTTTATTCTATTTATCTTATGGGAGAATTTCTATTTCAGGTCTACGCAGAGGGACCGGCACGACCAACTGGTGGAGCAGCTGCCATTGCCATGCTGATTGGACCTGATGCTCCTCTTGCTTTTGAGAGCAAAATTAGGGGAAGTCATATGGCTCACGTATATGATTTTTACAAGCCCGACCTTGCTAGTGAATATCCGGTAATTCTTCTTACCATTTTTGACATATATGTGTTTGGGACAGTAGGAATCAtttgttcttattttctttgtttccaaATTGAGTTtggacaatttatatttttaacctTGAGTGATAGGTTTCTAGGCCTTTTTATCCTAATTTATCATTCCTGTGAAATGTTTGTAGGTTGTTGACGGAAAGCTTTCTCAGACTTGTTATCTAAAGGCTCTTGATTCTTGCTACAAGGAATTATGTAAAAAGTGAGTTCTTGTAAAAATACTGAAGTCATTTGACTTTGTTGTATTGTTTTCGCTATTATTTGTTCCTATGTAAATGCctaattgttttctttctttctatagGTATGAGAAATTGGAAGGTAAACAATTTTCCATCGCTGATGCTGAGTACTTTGTATTTCATTCTCCCTATAACAAGGTATATATTCTTAGAACTTGTGATCTTGCAATTGATCTTTGTTTCTGGTTtacaattgagattttgaatgtttttcttttccttttaaaataatttgtgCTTTGATTTGTTGCAGCTTGTACAAAAAAGCTTTGCTCGTTTGGTGTTCAATGACTCTGTAAGGAATGCAAGGTACTTGTTTTTCCTCAATCCCGTCTAAGAATCATAATCCTCCGGACATTTATTCTTAATGTATGTTTACGTGGTGatttattttctctctttccatACGCAGCTCCATCGATGAGGCGGGTAAAGAAAAGCTGGCTCCATTTGCTGACCTTCCTGGTGATGATAGCTACAATAGCCGGGATCTTGAAAAGGTACTGTTAAAACCCTTGAAAATTCCTATTATACTTGCAGCTTTCTCGGTTCCCTTGATTGTGAGCATAGTCTTTATTTATATCTGCTGATCATTGTTCACGATTTATTTAACTACAGGCATCCCAGCAAGTCGCTAAGCCCCTATACGACGCTAAGGTTGTACCAACAACTTTGGTACCAAAGCAAGTTGGAAACATGTACACTGCATCTCTTTATGCGGCATTTGTATCCCTCCTCCACAACAAGCACAGCTCCTTGGTAAATCCCATAAATTTCTTATCCAAAAGGCTCGACTTCTCCTCCTGAACTTTTTGGCCTAATAAGTTTTGTTTGATAACAGGATGGCAAGCGGGTGATACTGTTCTCTTATGGAAGTGGCTCAACTGCAACCATGTTCTCATTGCGTCTAAATGCTGGTCAACAGCCCTTTAGCTTGGAGAACATCGCAGCCGTGATGAATGTTGGAGAGAAGTTGAAGGCAAGACATGAGGTACTAgtttttttcctcctttttctgtAAGCATAGTCGTACCATTCAGATACAAACAAACTTTATTTTTCTCAAGTAATGCTTGCGTCTTTGAGTAATAATCTTGATTACAATGTGATTCCAATAAATCATGCTGCTCATTACTTTGTTTTTGAAACTGCCATGTTAAAATCCTTGGCAACACGAAAGCCATCTTTCCTCTGCCCTGAACGTTGTCATGCATGATGATATATTTAACACCACGTTTAGTTGAGTGCTATTGAAAATTAGAACCATATGCTGTCCAACGGGAAATCGGTCGAGTTATCACGCTTGATAAATTAGAAAAGCACCTCGGTAAGGAATTCATTTATTGAACAACGTGTGTTTTTGATGCAGTTCCCTCCCGAGAAGTTTGTTGAAGTGATGAAGATCATGGAGCACAGGTATGGAGGCAAAGACTTTGTGACCAACCAGGACATTAGCCTTCTACTTCCAGGCACATACTATCTTACCGAAGTCGACTCTAAGTACCGTAGATTCTATGCCAAGAAGGATGCGGCCGCCACCACCAATGCCAACGGTGTGGTTGCCAACGGTCACTGATGAACGTAATTCAAGCCGGTCACATGGTTAAGTTGAGATTTATGTTGCTAGATGTCAGTTGTAACTCGTAAAACAGAACATGCTGGCCTCCCTAAGTTTGTATGTTAAAAGCCAATAGTTTGATTGGCAGCTAAGTATTGTCAggttaaaaaattgtttttgtttcttcttatttttctttttaataaaattgttgaATGATAATGATTGTCCACGATTGTTGAAAACCAAGATCACAGGCCCATGATCACAAGCCCATGTCTCGTAGCTTGGTTTTATACTTGTACTTGCAAAAGCATTCTTGAAAAAGTACACACGAAATGATTGCTGCATTCCTGGACATGAGGATTCTGACGATTCGTGAAttatatccgttcatcgtacatcgtgtggttagaaatcattttaaacttttttaattaaaattaaatacaaataatacCTGACAAAGATTGATCAAATGATGTACGATGTACATATACGATTTATAGATTTTcaggatcctcaccaaaagaatccggagaggatcctgttggtttTTCTCATTCTCCTTGCTCATATTTCCTTGTCCTagttttttttgggttaaaatttcCTTGTCCTAGTTTGTTAAGCCGTATTAGACCACGAATAGGAATAATGGTGCGAGAGAGATGTTTGGCCCATTTTGGATTAAATTAGCCGCCAATTAAATATCCAGGCTCACTTATTTAGTACGGCTCACACTTGCTAAATAATACCCTCCAAAAGTAAGGGGATAATTTAAATGCGTTCCGTTGAGATTCTTGAAAATGAGTCACACATTATTGGTAGGAGGGACCTTGCAtaagcttataagaggttgagcTACTCCCCATATCGCCAATTGGTTTTACAGTGGAATCTCAACTTTGTTCATGATATTAGAGCAGGTTGTCCCATGAGCTTATAAAATTAGTACACGTGCTTCACGTCATCAaagttgtgttgtccacgtgttaggcttgaaatttCACCACACGTGAGGAGGTGTGTTGATAATGAGTCTCCTATTGATGGGAGGAATGACCTTACAtgagcttataagaggttgggctacttcccatattgtcaattggttttacagtgaaacctcaacttttttcacGTTCTATCTTCGCTCTCAAACGAATCTGCACCTTCTCTGTTTTCTCTTCCTATTCATCACAAACTTCATCTGATGTTCtttgttcttcttcctcctcatgtATTCCATCTGTTATACTTCGTTCTTCTTACTCCTCTTCCTCCATTCTCTCTCTGTTTGcctctctattctctctcttATGCAATTAATTGATCCGTCTTTTTTCTAGCAAATAGATTTCTTTTCTTCGTCATTTTGCATCTTCAATTTAATAAGTAGTATTGTTTTGGTTTGTGAATCGATGTGGATTTTGGGAGATTGAAGAAATGAGGAAGTGAGTTCGTATGGGAGGGTAGGATTTGATGCGTgggaagatgatgaagaagggaAGACACGATTGGGAGAGATACTTgggtttctttcctttttttgtatgttttttttttctttcataaatTTTGTCAGTGTAATgatgtttaattttgtttatttatttattttgtttttctccattttttccaTATAACATCAATTATTGTGTGaaaatttgtaaaatattaTTGTAGTCCGATGTATTATTCAATGGACAGATTAATCCTATACAGTACTAAACGTCCGATTGATTTAGTTAGTACTATCCGATGATTATTTTTCTCCTATTCAACTGAAATAGTAAGTAAAGTTCAAGCTGTCAAACGAGGCTTTATGTTCAAATTCTCCTTCGGTTTATTCGGTTCAAATGTTGGAGGAGAAAATGAGTTAGCGGAAATCATTTCCCAAGTGtactaattttaaaaataaaaaattattattattaaaaggaAGGAGAGAATTCGAAATTATTACAACAATTTAAAGGAGGGGACAAAGTTTCGAACTCGAGAAGCATGAATGAAAACCTAATACCCTATCTACAAAGATATTGGAtcacatgcaaactaagtgtagTATTTCATTATGCTCAACATATATGTGGCTTATAAGGGAGACAAACTTGGTTACACCAACTGCGTCTTTCTAcaaatttcatacatccgttgtACATTTCTGATACATCACGTGACGGTGTACAAAACCGGATTAGGAGAGTTTTTCTATTGTCTAATCTGGGAATAGGTGAGAGTTAAGGTGCTTCTGGGTTTCAAGCTtaataatgaaaaagaaaagcttAGTATGATGAGGGCAGTCAAAGCCGTCGCGCTGCGGTCAATGATTAGGGgccaaaaaattataaaatgcaCTTTGATGCTAATTGTCCACCATAACCCAATTAGGGGTTGGTAATATAGGAATCAGCCAAGAATATTCTCTGGAATCTGGATAATAATTTACCTAGATATTTGATTTTGGACATTTTGTTTATCTCCCTTCTCAagaaattttgtaattttgggACGCTAATAATCGAAAGAAAATCACTTACAACAACATATactgtttctttttcttctatttcCGTATGAGATATTCAGATGTGAAAAGATATTGAGATTAAAAATGATATATAACTGGTGACATGAAAGTTCTCGTAACAACGTTAGGTGGTTATAGTAACAAGGGGAGCTCATAAACTTGACCCCTTGCCAGCAATTCAACATAGTCACTCAAACAGATATGTGTAACAGAAACTACATAATCCAAACCCTCTTTTGGCTTCATCCCATTTGACCACTCGTGAAAGAATTGGTCTAACAAACATACTATTATTCTATCACCTAAATCAACAAAGAACTAAATTAGAATACCCTCCAGTCTACATGCTCTTCTCAATCACCTAAATCGGAGTGACGTTACACTTATCAATCAATTTCtgatttaataatatttctctttgtcttgttaAATACTCGGATTtcgattttcttcttcttcattgatAGAGAATAGTTACAGCATCTGATACgtgttgaaaattttaataatattattattatattaaatggGGTGTAGTCAATTTGGATTGTAAAGAATTTTAATAGACATTTTTTAAATGACAGATTTCAAAGCATTTTAATAAATTCTATAAGTCTACAGATTTTGGtaaatttatatggatttgtattatatatttctatggatttgTATGGATTTTTTAAGATTTGTGTAGACTTCTTTCATGAATTTTCATCCAAGTTACAAGTGGCTAATACatttcttcccaatttgttcttCCACCATTTCAAATTATAAGTTATACATATCAACCCAAAATCTAAGCAACatcaaattcatataaaaaattGCCACAACATTACAAATATTATACAAAAAGCAATTAAAACCAACATGAACTTCATTAGACAAAAAAGAGGAGCAAAAAAACCCAACTGATTCGTCAGATACTTCTTTGAAGCATTTAATCAAACAACCTGCAAGCCAAATTTGCGTAACCCTAACTCACCAAACCAACAACGGGAATTCCCAAAAACAATGTCTTTCCATTTTCTaacgaaacaaaaacaaacataaTTGGAAAATACACGAAttgaatcaaatccaaattaaaaaaaaaaaaatccaatattTTTTCAACTGCATGTGTCTAACCCACCCAAAAATTGTTACAGTTTTGGTAAATTCAAAATCTTTCTACACAccaaaaaattcaagttttCTCTCCAAAAGAATAATCAAACTAGAAACTGTGAAGAAAGAGTGAACTGAAAAATAAAGAGGGTAAGAACACGCCCTGGTTGTGAATATATGCAACCTCCCTCCTCTAaaaaaatttcagaaaaaaTACATCCCAAAATGAACTCTGAAGAAAACAAACCCATTCGACGAAAAATTGGCATGCAaacagaagaaagaaggagaaagcAAACCCAGTTGTGTCTCTGGTGGAAGACAGTACAACGAAAAGAAATCATAGGGGTAATGGTTGGATTCTTGATGGCATTTGGTATTTATACCACCACCCTCAAGTCCATCAAAATCCCTTGCCCATTAAAATCCTAGCAAATCTTTGGTATTCTCACTACCCCTAGAATTGTGTGGACTTTTTTAAAATCATAATCGATTACCCTTAGATTTGGAtgtattctttaaaatcctcttaaatcctaatttgactGCACCATGATTtcaaagtcttttaaaatcctctttCAAAATCATGATTGACTATTCCTAGATTTTAAACTCTATTAAAATCCTACgaaatcctaatttgactacaccctcataaatttattaattgaatagAAATTAGAAGTTGAGCCTTTTTGGTAGAAAGATGTGTCTACTCAAATGAAgagttgcaacttttgactcttcatgaatagtcacatactttccaaagaggtatctcacattctataaataggaaagCCCCCTATAATCACAAAATAACTTTTCATTGttttacataatcatacatagagtgtactaaatattagagagtctcattgagtccatatgagagagttttcaacacaatcgtggttcatggagctttgtgatttgagtgctactattacaaggaTGTGGTTATTGTATCTTGGGAGACATGCACCGATCAACCATGAGCACCGTAGTGGggcgtaaacttgtcttaaggatAAAGTGTCTAACACTTGCCTCGACCGTATTTTcaggtttttctaatccattatatcatgttcatttaacattggttactcatgtgcatgcattattgtgatatataattgcatgaattatttcttgattttctattgatttattatagcaattagaccctaatttttccaacaatcTTAAGTCCCTTTGAACCTAGATCTTGGGATCTCCAGTCAGCTAGGTTGGGTTGCCATTATGGCGATTCTTAAGACGTAGGCTTTTAACCCATTTCCTTCGATGATacaacttactctctagtcaAACTTTTAAAAATTGGTACCACTACGTTGACTACTCATTATATAGCCATCACAAACTttatataattgcatgaatagttcttgattttctatgtgatttattatagcaattagaccctaatttttccaacaatcTTAAGACAAGTTTATTGGTTTAACTTGCTATAATGTTATGGGAAACGGTTTTCTCAATTTGGTTTGATCATTTTCCAAGCAAACAAAActtgatttggttttgtttcacatatTTGATTCATATATTGATGTATGCATGGCTTTTATATTAGACTTATTAAAACAAGGATGCACATAATATTCGTGCACCATTTTATCTGTGTGAAATGTTCAATGGTGTATTATGAAATCTGGGAAATCATTCACGTGGGTTTCGTATTGATGATTCgcatatatgtttatataactGATGAAATGACTCACATATTCATAGATGACCCGTGTAGTGTGTATAAACTCATCTGGTTTGTTTAATAGTTAAGTTTATGCGTCTAGCGTTCATATTTGGGCCATGGCTGACAATAAGTGATATGCATGATGTTTGTAAGTTCTTGCAAAATTAAGAAATGTTGGTTTCAATTGGTATATATCTGAGGAGCGATGCATCGTTTGCATTCTAAATGCAAACACCTTCTTGTATACCTTCTTGTGAATGCATAGTGTCGCATTCATCTGGTTTTGACTCGTTTGATGTGTCAGACATACTGCAGTTATATTAAATACTGTGTTTTGACTCAAGGCATGTTGCATAAAAATTCGTGTTTAACAAGCATCACTAAAACTTGGAGTGGTATCATGAGTATGGTCATATTCTTGATAGAATTTGACAAAAAGGCATGATCGCTTCGATCGTGAGTCATTAATTTGGTCCGTCTCAAACTGTAACCTTCGGTTGCAATGTTGGTGCCGTTTGAATGGCATCAGTTAGCTTTGTTGTACTTGAAAAGTCACTATGTGAAAGTTACATA harbors:
- the LOC126619119 gene encoding hydroxymethylglutaryl-CoA synthase-like → MAKNVGILAVDIYFPPTCIQQEALEAHDGASKGKYTIGLGQDCMAFCSEVEDVISMSLTVVTSLLEKYGIDPKQIGRLEVGSETVIDKSKSIKTFLMTIFEKHGNTDIEGVDSTNACYGGTAALFNCVNWVESSSWDGRYGLVVCTDSAVYAEGPARPTGGAAAIAMLIGPDAPLAFESKIRGSHMAHVYDFYKPDLASEYPVVDGKLSQTCYLKALDSCYKELCKKYEKLEGKQFSIADAEYFVFHSPYNKLVQKSFARLVFNDSVRNASSIDEAGKEKLAPFADLPGDDSYNSRDLEKASQQVAKPLYDAKVVPTTLVPKQVGNMYTASLYAAFVSLLHNKHSSLDGKRVILFSYGSGSTATMFSLRLNAGQQPFSLENIAAVMNVGEKLKARHEFPPEKFVEVMKIMEHRYGGKDFVTNQDISLLLPGTYYLTEVDSKYRRFYAKKDAAATTNANGVVANGH